The following are encoded in a window of Stigmatopora nigra isolate UIUO_SnigA chromosome 23, RoL_Snig_1.1, whole genome shotgun sequence genomic DNA:
- the rpl18a gene encoding large ribosomal subunit protein eL20, whose product MKASGTLREYKVVGRLLPSAKNPTPPLYRMRIFAPNHVVAKSRFWYFVSQLRKMKKANGETVYCGQVYERTPLKVKNFGIWLRYDSRSGTHNMYREYRDLTTAAAVTQCYRDMGARHRARAHAIQIMKVQVIPANKCRRPAIKQFHDSKIKFPLPHRVLRLQHKPRFTTKRPNTCF is encoded by the exons ATGAAGGCGTCCGGCACA CTGCGAGAGTATAAGGTGGTCGGGCGACTGCTCCCTTCGGCCAAGAACCCCACCCCGCCGCTGTACCGCATGCGCATCTTCGCCCCCAACCATGTGGTGGCCAAGTCCCGCTTCTGGTACTTTGTGTCTCAActgaggaagatgaagaaggcCAACGGCGAGACTGTCTATTGCGGACAG GTCTACGAGAGGACCCCCCTGAAGGTGAAGAACTTTGGCATCTGGCTGCGTTACGACTCGCGTAGCGGCACCCACAACATGTACCGCGAGTACCGAGATCTGACCACCGCCGCAGCCGTCACGCAGTGCT ATCGTGACATGGGCGCTCGCCATCGTGCACGGGCCCACGCCATCCAGATCATGAAGGTGCAGGTGATCCCGGCCAACAAGTGTCGTCGACCCGCTATCAAGCAGTTCCAC GACTCCAAGATCAAGTTCCCGCTGCCGCATCGCGTACTGCGCCTTCAACACAAGCCCCGTTTCACCACCAAGAGACCAAACACCTGCTTCTAA